Genomic segment of Methanobacterium sp.:
CTCCGCCAGTTTCTTAAGTATATCAGAACCCAGGGATACAACATCAAATACATCCTAGTTATAGGGGCAGGGAAACTGGGCCAGAAATTTGCCAGAATCATCATCCAAAACGAATATATGGGTTATAGGATTATCGGATTTTTAGATGACGATCCGGAAAAGGATACAATTTGCGGTTTAAAGGTTTTAGGAAAACTAAAAGACTTAGAAAATGTCATTGAAATGAACACAGTTGACCGGATTATTATAGCATTATCCCCAACCCATAAAGAGCTTATGAATTGGATAATTGAAACTTGTGAAAAAAGTGGAGTTAGGGCAGAGATCATACCAGACTATTATGGTTATTTATCTTCAAAACCACATGTAGGGATGATAGAAGACATTCCCCTTATAAAAATTAGATATGTACCCTTGGATAATCGTTTAAACCAGTTTATTAAGAGAATGATTGATCTGCTATTGGCGGTTCCTTCCCTTATATTGTTATCGCCTCTTTTACTTATCACCGCTATCATGGTAAAAATAAGTTCTCCGGGTCCGATTATTTTTAAGCAGGAACGATTTGGTAAGGATCATCAAGTTTTTAAAATGTACAAATTTCGCAGTATGAAATTGCATGATGAAGAAAAAGAGAAATATAAATGGACCACTAAAAATGACTCTCGGGTCACAAGATTTGGCTCATTTATTAGAAGAACAAGTATTGATGAACTACCCCAACTATTCAATATATTAAAGGGAGAAATGAGCTTAATCGGCCCAAGACCTGAGCGTCCCCATTTAGCTGAAAAATTCAAGGAAGAAATTCCGAAATACATGATTAAGCACCATGTACGTCCGGGTATGAGTGGATTGGCGCAAATAAATGGTTATCGTGGTAATACGTCCATTTTTAAAAGGATTGAATATGATATTTATTATGTGGAGAACTGGACAATATCTATGGATGTGAAAATTTTTTTCAGAACCTTAATTAATCTATTCCGGGATAAAAATGCTTATTAACAGATTTAGTTATGATACTTTAAGATTCACAATCTTTTTTTGATAGGGGGTTTGGTCTGGGAGCTTGTAAATAATGAATTCCATCTTTCTTTTTCCAGGTATTCCAGCGGTGAAGTTTATTGGAATTGTAATTTTTTGATTGTTTTCAAGGGTAATGTTTTCATGTTTTAGGATGCTGTTATTTACTCGCACTAATATTCGGTAATTCACAGTTGACCCTTCTTGATTCACTAAAACCATGTTTAAAATTGAATGTTTCCCTGATACCAAGCTTATTGTATTGGCACTGGCACTGGAATTACTTTCAGTAATATAAAAATTGGTTAGGTTAGTTTTTTCATCCTTTATTAGGGAGTCTTCTGGTTTAAGAAATGTGTAAGCGGCTGCCCCAATTGTCAGTAAGATGCAGATAATAAGGAATATGCTCAACAGTTTTTCCATTTGAGGGATGCGGATTTTTTGGGATAAAGGTATTTTTTTCCTTCGCATAAATATCATGAAACATAACAACAAGCTGATTACAGCCATTACAAGGAGGATGTATTCTAAACGAATACCCCATCGGGTGTAATTAAATATAAGGCCGATTATGGAAGTTAAGATTAAACTGGAACCAGAACTCAGTGCAAAGCGTTCTATCAATTCCAAATCATCATTTTTAGGGAATATAGCCTCCAACAGCAAGTAACCTGGTATTAAACACACAAAAAGACTGCCTGGAAGCATCCAAGCCGAGGTTTTGTTTAAAGGAGGAACCAAGACAGTTATAATCATCAGTAAACTTAGTATGGTGAAAATTATTAGATTTACATCCAATAACTCCCTAAATGATAGGGGGCCCTGTTTGTCTAAAACTTTTACAGTTTCCTTTATTGGTTTAAAATAGGTTAAACGTATAATGTAAGATGTAATGGTGATTGATGCAGTTATTATTGATAAAAACCATGTTAAATCTTTAAAATGCAGTTTTAATGGGGAAATTTTAAGTACTAAACTAATTAAAATAGCCATGAAAATGCTGCACATCACAATTAATAAAGGTTTTTTTAAAATCCCAAGAGCATCCTCTTCAGGGTAAACTAATGACATCAGCGAATATCCGGATAGTGCAATAATCATTATAAGTAACGAAATATCAATAACTAAAAAATTATGGGGTCCGATTGATGTGAATAGGGCAGTGATTGATGCTAATACAAAAATTAACATCAAATCCTTGGATGATGTTTGTTTCATTGTGATCCTCCTCTTTTTTATAGAGTTCAGGGAATTAATATAAATATTATCATTTAGTTTGGTGAGTAGTGTTAATGTAAATATTAATTTAATATTAATTAAATAAACATGAATATTAGGCTACATATATTTATTGAATTAAGTAATGGCTTTATTTATTGAATCATGCTTCATTACTCCTGTTCTGTTGTTATGGTTCGAACAAAATATATATTAATCCCAAGAAAAAATGTAATATAAAAGGTGTTACAATGAATAAAGATCATAAACTGATGAGTGTGATGATCCCAATTATATTTATTTTGTCTATTGGGTTTTATGGTATTCCAGGGGCTGTAGGTTCAGACTCGGATCCCTTGATTACTGAAGTGGGTTATCAAGAAAACACCAATAATGATTCCAGTGGTATTATTTCTGATGACGTATCTACTGAAGAATCAGACAATTTGAATCAAAATCTTCTAATGAATGAGAACG
This window contains:
- a CDS encoding undecaprenyl-phosphate glucose phosphotransferase → LRQFLKYIRTQGYNIKYILVIGAGKLGQKFARIIIQNEYMGYRIIGFLDDDPEKDTICGLKVLGKLKDLENVIEMNTVDRIIIALSPTHKELMNWIIETCEKSGVRAEIIPDYYGYLSSKPHVGMIEDIPLIKIRYVPLDNRLNQFIKRMIDLLLAVPSLILLSPLLLITAIMVKISSPGPIIFKQERFGKDHQVFKMYKFRSMKLHDEEKEKYKWTTKNDSRVTRFGSFIRRTSIDELPQLFNILKGEMSLIGPRPERPHLAEKFKEEIPKYMIKHHVRPGMSGLAQINGYRGNTSIFKRIEYDIYYVENWTISMDVKIFFRTLINLFRDKNAY
- a CDS encoding DUF1616 domain-containing protein is translated as MKQTSSKDLMLIFVLASITALFTSIGPHNFLVIDISLLIMIIALSGYSLMSLVYPEEDALGILKKPLLIVMCSIFMAILISLVLKISPLKLHFKDLTWFLSIITASITITSYIIRLTYFKPIKETVKVLDKQGPLSFRELLDVNLIIFTILSLLMIITVLVPPLNKTSAWMLPGSLFVCLIPGYLLLEAIFPKNDDLELIERFALSSGSSLILTSIIGLIFNYTRWGIRLEYILLVMAVISLLLCFMIFMRRKKIPLSQKIRIPQMEKLLSIFLIICILLTIGAAAYTFLKPEDSLIKDEKTNLTNFYITESNSSASANTISLVSGKHSILNMVLVNQEGSTVNYRILVRVNNSILKHENITLENNQKITIPINFTAGIPGKRKMEFIIYKLPDQTPYQKKIVNLKVS